In Monodelphis domestica isolate mMonDom1 chromosome 4, mMonDom1.pri, whole genome shotgun sequence, one DNA window encodes the following:
- the LOC100028775 gene encoding formyl peptide receptor 2-like — MENSLGLLPNASDILFPEEPSPSIIHQTFWTIALIIDCLVFLLGITGNGLVIWVTGFRMTRIVTTVLFLNLASADFAFIAFLPFIIITTALQPHWPFGWFLCKLISSLPVFNMSASVFLLTLISLDRCVSVLWPVWARNHHTPARAAMAAVGAWIFALAISFPTVIFQTTDTEDGKTFCYSDLDPWNETGADEALYDALAESRLWSLVLSRFFLGFVIPLVIISVCYGLIAARLCSGMKMVKSSRPFKVLTAVVTAFFLCWLPYHVMSMRDIT; from the coding sequence ATGGAGAACTCCTTGGGGCTCCTTCCAAATGCTTCAGACATCCTCTTCCCTGAGGAGCCTTCACCATCTATCATTCACCAAACCTTCTGGACCATCGCTCTCATCATCGACTGTTTAGTCTTTCTGCTGGGCATAACTGGCAATGGGCTGGTGATCTGGGTGACAGGCTTCCGGATGACTCGCATAGTCACCACTGTCTTGTTCCTCAACTTGGCCTCAGCTGACTTCGCCTTTATTGCCTTCCTGcccttcatcatcatcactacAGCCCTGCAACCCCATTGGCCCTTTGGTTGGTTCCTCTGCAAACTCATTAGCTCCCTGCCTGTCTTTAATATGTCTGCCAGTGTCTTCCTGCTGACACTCATCTCTCTTGACCGCTGTGTCTCTGTCCTCTGGCCAGTGTGGGCCAGGAATCACCACACACCTGCCCGGGCAGCCATGGCTGCTGTAGGGGCCTGGATTTTTGCCCTGGCTATCTCTTTCCCAACAGTCATCTTCCAGACTACAGACACAGAGGATGGGAAAACCTTTTGCTACTCTGACTTGGACCCCTGGAATGAGACAGGAGCTGATGAAGCCCTGTATGATGCCCTGGCTGAGAGCCGCCTCTGGTCCCTGGTGCTCAGCCGATTCTTCCTTGGTTTTGTCATCCCTCTAGTCATCATCAGTGTCTGCTATGGCCTTATAGCAGCCAGGCTCTGCAGTGGAATGAAGATGGTCAAGTCCAGTAGGCCCTTCAAGGTCCTCACAGCTGTGGTGACTGCCTTCTTCCTCTGCTGGCTCCCTTATCATGTGATGTCTATGAGGGACATCACATGA